A genomic region of Armatimonadota bacterium contains the following coding sequences:
- a CDS encoding cation-transporting P-type ATPase: MSHASTDSWHSLNASEVMSRLGTRLDGLTTDEVTDRLSRFGRNQIERRKPVSPLRLLFSQFTNPFILVLLFAAALAYGVSFMPGQGGRRLTAYFILGIVLLSVILNFYEEYRAQKEMEALNKLLAFRASVIREGTKQQIDSSEVVPGDILVLSQGQRVPADARIIETHSLRTDESTLTGESVGVDKSPEPVSPDTPLAEQTCMAFASTFVTHGTGLAVAVRTGMSTEVGRIAGTLQQMKERPTPFQIEVRKMAWQMTVIVGILAAIIGVILYFLLHESFVDVALNTLSLAVATIPESLPIVLTFALALGAHQMAVRHAVVQRLAVVESLGSVDTICTDKTGTLTENRMTVQKMFADGSTGEIPVTYDSGSPFGRLLLAGVLCNDAIVEDGPSAKFVGDPVDVALLNAARQAHMDIERERNEYPRVSEIPFSSERKMMTTIHKYDDKFVSYTKGAAEAVLSKCTASWFDGRQIAFGDDQRAAVERVLGQWEDEGLYVLAFSRNEIPSPDAIDAAEQGMTFIGLQAMMDPPRPEVADAIATTKKAGIRVVMITGDNVRTATAVAAKLGLGRRAVEARELENLSRDELRQRMEGVDIVARATPDIKQHVLQALQDAGHFVAMTGDGVNDATALKQSDVGVSMGLRGTDIAKESSSMVLLDDNFATIVAAIEEGRRIFDNIRKFTNYLLSTSLGEVVAVLALSITGYFPLSAQMLLWINVVTDLMPASALAADPSVPQIMTRRPRRHNEAILNRAINATIVGSVLRTLIAYVLIFWAGLLLGGIVFARTMLFTGIVLHAFTRIMVVRQLDNLSLWSNRALLWSYGGAVALQLVALYTPLRIIFGVVPLGWQAWVIMVPVVALSSLAGVYMTRWILRLIPLWEQ, from the coding sequence CTCGTACTCCTCTTCGCCGCAGCACTGGCTTATGGCGTAAGCTTCATGCCAGGACAGGGTGGCCGGCGCCTTACCGCTTATTTCATCCTCGGCATAGTCCTACTCAGCGTTATCCTGAACTTCTATGAGGAGTACCGTGCACAGAAGGAGATGGAGGCGCTTAACAAGTTGCTAGCATTCAGAGCCAGTGTGATTCGCGAGGGGACCAAGCAGCAGATTGATTCCTCTGAGGTCGTTCCCGGCGATATCCTGGTACTCTCTCAGGGACAGAGAGTGCCAGCCGATGCCCGCATTATCGAAACTCACAGTCTGCGTACTGATGAATCAACGCTTACCGGTGAGAGCGTCGGTGTGGACAAGTCGCCAGAACCTGTGTCTCCGGACACGCCCTTGGCAGAACAGACGTGCATGGCATTTGCCTCGACCTTTGTGACACACGGCACAGGGTTGGCAGTGGCCGTGCGCACTGGGATGTCTACAGAGGTTGGCCGGATTGCCGGAACACTGCAGCAGATGAAAGAGCGTCCGACTCCGTTTCAGATAGAGGTCCGCAAGATGGCATGGCAGATGACGGTAATCGTCGGCATTCTAGCGGCGATAATCGGGGTAATCCTCTATTTCCTGCTTCATGAGTCGTTCGTGGATGTAGCTCTCAACACCTTGAGTCTCGCGGTTGCAACTATACCCGAGAGTCTCCCCATTGTACTGACGTTTGCCCTAGCTCTGGGAGCACATCAAATGGCTGTTCGTCATGCCGTGGTCCAGCGATTGGCTGTGGTGGAGTCGCTTGGTTCCGTGGACACCATCTGCACTGACAAGACGGGTACCCTTACAGAAAACAGGATGACTGTACAAAAGATGTTCGCGGATGGCAGTACGGGTGAAATCCCAGTGACCTATGACAGTGGGTCACCCTTTGGAAGACTGCTTCTCGCCGGGGTGCTCTGCAACGACGCCATAGTTGAAGACGGACCGTCTGCCAAGTTTGTCGGCGATCCAGTGGATGTGGCTCTTCTGAACGCTGCACGGCAAGCACACATGGATATTGAGCGCGAACGGAATGAATACCCCAGGGTAAGCGAAATACCGTTCAGTTCTGAGCGGAAAATGATGACGACGATCCACAAATATGACGACAAATTTGTATCCTACACGAAAGGTGCCGCTGAGGCGGTGCTCTCCAAATGTACAGCAAGTTGGTTTGACGGACGTCAGATAGCGTTTGGTGATGACCAGAGAGCGGCCGTCGAGCGAGTACTTGGGCAGTGGGAGGATGAGGGATTGTACGTTCTGGCGTTCTCCCGAAATGAGATACCATCCCCTGACGCTATTGATGCCGCTGAGCAGGGCATGACGTTCATCGGCCTGCAGGCTATGATGGATCCTCCGCGCCCCGAAGTGGCGGATGCCATCGCGACTACAAAGAAAGCGGGCATCCGTGTAGTGATGATCACCGGTGATAACGTGCGGACGGCTACCGCAGTTGCCGCTAAGCTGGGTCTGGGCCGGCGAGCCGTCGAGGCGCGGGAGCTGGAGAACCTGTCTCGCGACGAACTGCGTCAGCGCATGGAAGGCGTAGATATCGTGGCTCGCGCCACACCAGACATCAAGCAGCACGTACTCCAGGCGCTTCAGGACGCCGGTCACTTTGTGGCTATGACCGGCGATGGCGTGAACGACGCCACTGCCTTGAAACAATCCGATGTCGGTGTATCGATGGGCCTGCGCGGGACGGATATCGCCAAGGAGTCATCTTCCATGGTGCTGCTTGATGACAACTTCGCCACCATCGTTGCAGCGATTGAAGAGGGACGGCGCATCTTCGACAACATCCGCAAGTTTACGAATTACCTGCTGAGCACCAGTCTTGGTGAAGTGGTTGCGGTGCTGGCGCTCTCCATCACAGGGTATTTCCCGTTGTCGGCCCAAATGCTCCTATGGATTAACGTAGTCACGGATCTTATGCCTGCGAGTGCGCTGGCCGCAGATCCCTCAGTGCCACAGATTATGACACGTCGACCGCGCCGACACAATGAAGCCATTCTGAACAGAGCGATCAATGCCACCATCGTGGGTAGTGTGCTCCGCACGCTTATCGCGTATGTGTTGATTTTCTGGGCAGGTCTGCTACTTGGTGGAATAGTGTTCGCGCGCACCATGCTGTTCACGGGCATTGTATTGCACGCCTTCACGCGGATAATGGTAGTGAGGCAACTGGACAACCTGAGTCTATGGTCAAACAGGGCTCTGCTTTGGAGTTATGGAGGAGCAGTAGCGCTCCAGCTTGTGGCTCTATACACGCCGTTGCGCATAATATTCGGTGTCGTGCCGCTTGGCTGGCAGGCCTGGGTTATCATGGTCCCAGTGGTGGCGTTGTCATCGCTTGCTGGTGTATACATGACACGCTGGATACTGAGACTCATCCCGCTCTGGGAGCAGTAG